The DNA segment ATTCCCCAGGTTCAGTGTTTGTAACAGCATGGACGGCTTTTGCCAATCTCTCCTCTTCTTCATCTGCCCATTTTCCTGCCAAACAGTTATTTCTGTTAACAATTAGCAACTCATACCTTCAAGAACCATCAAATCAGCGTGtctaatttcaaaataataacgTAATGCAAAATTTGGGAACGTGAGGCTTTACTGGTAACTATATTTTCCTACCTcattatttgaaataaacttaGTTGTTGTTAGATCAAGGGTAATTGGTTGGGGTAAAggatgcaaaaatatttaaatttttttgataataGCAAGCTGAAGATTGAAGTTACGCTGACATCAATTTGATTTTAGTAAGTATAACTGTATAagataatatttattttacgtGAACATTTAACTAAGACACAATAAACGTATTTCTTGCCAGTAAAATGGAAGGAAGGGAAACTAAGTTCAAGCACTTTGAGTGAAGCAGCGTGTTGATAACAGTGTAGCGGACAACATACCGACAGTCAGATCATCTCGAAGTAGCCGACATCGATCCTTGACTGAATCTGAACTTCTTCCCAACTGTTGTGCAATCTGTGTCCAATCTCTACCGTGGACTTTTCGAAGCTCTTGAAGTTTCAAGAGTTCTTCACTTGAATATCTGTATGTGGAAGTAAATTATGAGCTGGTTTCGGAAAATAAATCAACTTTGTTTGGTTGGATGTTTAAGTGACAACTCATATTAATAGACAGATCAAAACATGACGTAAAAGTGACATGATATTCATAGACTCACTTTCCCTTGTAGTTTCGTTTATCATATAATCGTCTAATTCGGCGATAAACTGCAAACAACGGCCGATTTAAACCTGATGACACAGTGGGATAGAAATCTTTCCTTTCTTCTTTTGAAGCATTAAATATGATGTCTGTTGGATCTTTTACGCCTCGTCCCTGCAATGAAAGTGTTTTCTGGCACTTCTAGAAATTCAATTCTAAAACTACTAGTATGTACTtcatatttataaaaaaaagctATTTATCCAACATGTATGTGATGTATTGTAGCAAAACAAGGTCTTTACAACTTTAATGAAAGAACTAATTTAGATCAAGCAGTTTACCCAACTTACAACACAATAATTCTGAATATTCTGTTTGAGAATTTCAGTTTCCTCTGTGCTCCACATTCCAGTGGTCCAAGAATGGCCATTTTCCTTGAGTTGTTCCTTGTGAGATTTTGTTGTAACCCATAAATTTCGTACAGGGTCATCAACAAAATCAGCAGATGCTGGTAACTTCGAATGCTGAAAACATATGTTATGTAAATGCTTTTGTGGCAGTAATACACAAAAAAGCATGTGAAGATGGGATTAATTAATTCAGACCACAATCAGTGCAACAGCGTTTCTCAAACTGAAGGACTTTGTGTGAAAACAATTTAGGTTGACTGCCCTCATGTACCTGTTTATGTGGTTGCTTAGTGTGGCCAATGGCCGTGCTTATTCTCAGATTTTTGTAGGTTGGCAATAACATTTGTTGACTTTGCCAAacagttttggaacaaatttataatttttctgtGTAGTGTCTAATTGTATTAGTATAATTATACTcccaaatattttcaactttcTAGCAATTAATAAACCCTTCACTGAGAGATCGTGTTACCCCATGTTTCTTTCCATACAGTTTGATATTAATAGCTTGAAACTAGATCAGCtcatattttgcttaaaaaagtGATTGAATGTTTTGCATATAATCTGCATAAGTGGCACATTGTGGGTAGTTACCAAGTATAGTTTTTCAAAAAGGTGGAAGCTCTTCAAAAACACCGCACTAACATAAACAGAATATTCAACAAACTGTAAAACTTTCGTAATAATATGATTAGAAAGTtaaatttcacaaacaaaaaCCCAAAAGAAAATGATATACTTACCAATTTTCGTTTTGCAGAGCTTCTTTTAGCTTTGAGATTTCTTTGCTGCAAAGTTTTCTCACCGTCAAGTTGTACAGAAGTATTAGGAATTGAGTAAATTAAATCACTGCTATCTGCTGTCATGCTGGAGCACCTAGACAAGCAAAGAGAATGTAATTACAGTGATTGGGGTACTGAAATCCATTGTAGGGAGTTAGCAGAGTTGTTTGTTATTACTGTACCGCCACTAGATGGCCGTCTATTCATCAGCAAAAAAAATAAGATATGAATAGTGACTAAGCAATATATCTACAGtgagttaaaaaaaaataggTACTATAGCAAACTCACAGCTGAGTTTCATTAGCTTCTGAGAAGGACGAGGATATAAAAAATGAGTTGGTTCCCCCTATCTTCATGAATGATGAATTCGTAGAACTCATTATAACATTCTGCAAACATAAAGAATTAATTAGATATATTATAATTAGGCACACACTTAGTATTTTCACTTATTAGTAATGACAAACATTTAGAccagaaaaaaatatcaattcaACAAACATCTTTTGTATTTGCAGTTGACGTGATGTTTGATTCAGCGCCAGGATACAACGTAACAACGAATTGTTCACCATAATCATCTAAACCACAATGAATTATATTAGATTAAAAACTGTTACATTACAAATCATGCTTAACTCTTCAGGACCATAGTTCAGGAAAATAGATGGTCTATATGACAACATATTtgataaagaaaacattttcaaataattcaTATGTGTTACTAGAGTTGACTGACTTGTCATGACTTGCACAGTAGACTGCTCAAGTGAAGTTGAGTCGCAATCAAGTTTATAATTTGAAAGTACAACATTAGACAAATCTTCATTTTTAtcctaaaatataaaataattagtCTGACTACAACTCCACTGTTCTCCACAGGCAGCAATGTCATTTAATCATTAAGAGCGAGTAATCACTGTTTCTACTTAAACATATATACCTGTTTGTGGGTACATTTGTCagatggttttgtttttttggctgattttgtGAGATATTTTTCTGTATCGTGATCGTCATTAACATTAGAGGTTTGTGGAAATTGAGAAATATGAGAAAAGGAACTTGTATTATTTCGATCAACAGAGACATGAATTTTCTCAACCGACTTTCTTTTTATCTTGTATTGATATGGAATGCCTACGAGAAAAACAAGCAATTCACTGAAAAGTTGATTAATTTATGATATGGAGGATGTATTATGTAAAACAGTATACAGATATTATCAGTTTGCTGCTAATAACTTACTAAGTCAAGGTTAAGGTAAcaaatatcaaataaaaactactaccatgttgttttgttcaatatgccatattaaaaatatgtgatCTCTACTATTGCAGCTAATAAAATATGTTCATACCTACAAACACAATACAACTAAAATAAGGATGGAAAGTATGCAATTGATAACAATTTCTATTAGAAATTATTACTAACAAgcttttatattatatatctGTTTACAAAATGCTAACAACTTACTTGTGCATTTGCGCTTTCTTGAAGATTCTTTAGGGTTTTCTTTTAGGAGACTACCTTCAAATGGAACTTCAACATAAAATGTTGATTTCATGTTGGGCTCATAGTCAAGAATTATTTCCGTCAGACCATTGGCTTGATCGCACATCTTGCATTTTTGGTCAAAAATATCTACGACATTAAATCTTTCATGGAGGTTTCATTGATCCTTTAGGCCTACAGGCTTTTGCTAATGACTGTTATTCATGCAATATTATTATGCATAAACAATCTAATTCAGACTACTCTTCTCAACCAATTTAGGTTTAGCTGATCAGCgccaacaaaacaaaattttcaatcaatCAAAATGGTCGCAgccttttaaaaaaaactctgTATAGGCAAATACCTCAAATTTAAGTACCATATTGCAACAAATGAATAGACCTAGATGAAAATGCCAGGAAGACCACAAAAACGCTGAAAATACATAACATAAAAACCAAAGAGGTCAGGACGATTATCAGATTACcctgactggaaagtatggcaatTTTCAACAAGAAATCGTGCAGGCAAAGTTAGGCTAGTTTATTATAAACTGATGTGAGGGTAAGAAAATGTAGCatgcacgttgatgaatctcatgcTTGCAGTtgtcacactttccactaAGGCAGATTACTCTGATAATATATCTGCAGATTACTCTAATCAACAAGTAGGAAAAACCGGAAAAGCTGAAAGTTGAGTTGAAACTTGCTAGCCAAAGTGTTATCTAATATAATTGTTGCAAGTGGAAATTTATAAAGACAAACtgagttaaattttttttaacaattcttttttttcaaaacacggTTAAAATTTGAGATTTGCTACAGCCTAGAGGCGTTAGTACAGTAACAAGTAAGCTAGTAGAGAGCCTACATACTCGTATGAAAAGAAAGCGTTTTGCACTTGATAGGCCTATGTCCGGTGCATAACGTAGCCTAGCTATCTGGTGCACAAAATGGGTCAAAACAGCTACCTTGTAAGCAAAGTTATTCCCAAAACAGCGATATCTGGTGCACACTTTTTTCTGCCTAATGGTACACACCAGTTAACGAAAATTACCTTTTCCGGTGCACGAAAAACATACATTCCATATACTGAGGCTACCTAACAACCGTATAAACTCAAAATCCTTAAAGTCTTGCTAACTATGTAAAATGCGGGCAGAATAGCCTACATACGTACGTTAAGCATCTAAACTAAACGAAATCAATCTTATGCGATGTTATAGACTTTACATTTACAGCAATGATGGTATGTTATGGCTACGCAGACACTTGACTTGATGATGGTATAGGGCTCTAGGCTAAATAGTCCAGATCTTCAATCTTCAGCGACGGGGTCGTAACCAAAAGAGCTGGTTTTGGAGCCTGCTGTTTTCCAATAGCACGCTGCTTTGCTAGCTACTCAATGATTAACAGGCTG comes from the Clavelina lepadiformis chromosome 5, kaClaLepa1.1, whole genome shotgun sequence genome and includes:
- the LOC143460298 gene encoding uncharacterized protein LOC143460298; the encoded protein is MCDQANGLTEIILDYEPNMKSTFYVEVPFEGSLLKENPKESSRKRKCTSIPYQYKIKRKSVEKIHVSVDRNNTSSFSHISQFPQTSNVNDDHDTEKYLTKSAKKTKPSDKCTHKQDKNEDLSNVVLSNYKLDCDSTSLEQSTVQVMTNDYGEQFVVTLYPGAESNITSTANTKDNVIMSSTNSSFMKIGGTNSFFISSSFSEANETQLCSSMTADSSDLIYSIPNTSVQLDGEKTLQQRNLKAKRSSAKRKLHSKLPASADFVDDPVRNLWVTTKSHKEQLKENGHSWTTGMWSTEETEILKQNIQNYCVGRGVKDPTDIIFNASKEERKDFYPTVSSGLNRPLFAVYRRIRRLYDKRNYKGKYSSEELLKLQELRKVHGRDWTQIAQQLGRSSDSVKDRCRLLRDDLTVGKWADEEEERLAKAVHAVTNTEPGESVTDGIPWGHIANLVGTRTDKQCRAKWLNYLNWKQVQGHEWTKFDDKLLVGKISELLVSSDNEIDWNKLCVGWKSVRSPQWLRGKWVNLKKMLAESDIVGLNFNDTVQLLNKLFSEEIFKMWDRPKQMLKFVMEEQAKMNELETSHKVKLDDGSDIDDSSNITTSVISQAENTSSAPLFLQTNDPDQLLSSDLINISENADESNSASKHSLNAIVRPRTSSESNQPKANFELGASTGVLCDMNDSPLSLPLGTYHLTPTSSDGIFIIQPSDTPPTDGVTLSTTDNRFVNITLAPDVLNSMLKLGEATSTTDGINLEGTGSDPGYIPNSSRENPILSSVAHDITITTQENPL